The following are from one region of the Stigmatella ashevillena genome:
- a CDS encoding ferritin-like domain-containing protein, which produces MDSSSVYRRFLKALCASLVTPLVLTGCDNDLDLTGYAPPSCEGGGLAVSGLTPATPVDGVQLRVTTAIGGEVEQDRVVTSSGTVCATASNPPVCQSAVENLGPQSSFHKVCHDICSAYYVATTRGDDVTAHASLEALRTFLGTVDTTQEAALIAFAEGYDLACDNLQRGAIRMNADGGFSIVATRGFACGKGTELTRFELEVSSSGALKEVSSKVLERGNDNCAIGRRPVGLRRAEEVACADALGRHFAAAAHLEAASINAFLRLREELALHGADATLQDAALRSACEEVQHTEVSTRLAGRFGASPPRPGVEALPLRSLFEVALDNAVEGCVRETFGALVAHHQAANARDEGIRQAMARIAEDETRHAGLSWAIDRWAQAQLSDSERALLREARDKAVAALREEMAHPPEAVLIEEAGLPAPEVASAMMDSLTQDLWACR; this is translated from the coding sequence GTGGACTCGTCATCGGTGTATCGCCGCTTCCTGAAGGCCCTGTGCGCTTCGCTCGTGACCCCCCTGGTGCTGACGGGATGCGACAATGACCTGGATCTGACGGGCTATGCCCCGCCTTCCTGCGAAGGCGGTGGGCTGGCCGTGAGCGGGCTGACCCCCGCCACCCCGGTGGATGGCGTGCAGCTTCGGGTCACTACCGCCATCGGGGGAGAGGTGGAACAGGACCGCGTGGTGACCTCCTCGGGGACCGTTTGCGCGACGGCCTCCAACCCCCCGGTGTGCCAGTCCGCCGTGGAGAACCTGGGGCCGCAGAGCAGCTTCCACAAGGTCTGCCACGACATCTGCAGCGCATACTACGTGGCGACGACGCGAGGAGATGATGTCACCGCCCACGCGAGCTTGGAGGCACTCAGGACCTTCCTGGGCACCGTCGATACGACTCAGGAAGCGGCGCTGATCGCCTTCGCGGAAGGCTATGACCTGGCTTGCGACAACCTGCAGCGCGGCGCGATACGGATGAACGCGGACGGCGGCTTCAGCATCGTCGCCACCCGTGGCTTCGCCTGTGGGAAGGGCACGGAGCTGACGCGGTTTGAGCTGGAGGTCTCCTCCTCGGGAGCGCTGAAGGAGGTGAGCAGCAAGGTCCTCGAGCGGGGAAACGACAACTGCGCCATCGGGCGCCGTCCCGTGGGGTTGCGGAGGGCCGAAGAGGTGGCCTGCGCGGACGCGCTGGGCCGCCATTTCGCGGCGGCTGCCCACCTGGAGGCAGCGTCCATCAACGCCTTCCTTCGGCTCCGTGAGGAACTGGCGCTCCACGGTGCCGACGCCACCCTTCAGGACGCTGCGCTGCGGAGCGCCTGCGAGGAGGTCCAGCACACGGAGGTCTCCACCCGCCTGGCCGGGCGCTTCGGCGCCTCGCCCCCCCGTCCCGGGGTGGAGGCGCTGCCCCTGCGCTCCCTGTTCGAGGTGGCCCTGGACAACGCCGTGGAGGGGTGCGTGCGCGAGACTTTCGGCGCGCTGGTGGCGCACCATCAGGCCGCGAACGCGCGCGATGAGGGGATCCGTCAGGCGATGGCGCGGATTGCCGAGGATGAGACGCGGCACGCGGGGCTCTCTTGGGCCATTGATCGCTGGGCCCAGGCGCAGCTCTCCGACTCCGAGCGCGCGCTGCTGCGCGAGGCGCGTGACAAAGCCGTGGCGGCCTTGCGCGAGGAGATGGCCCACCCGCCGGAGGCCGTGCTCATCGAGGAGGCCGGTCTTCCGGCCCCGGAAGTTGCATCTGCAATGATGGATTCGCTCACCCAGGACCTCTGGGCCTGTAGGTAA
- a CDS encoding GlsB/YeaQ/YmgE family stress response membrane protein, with product MALETLLLWAVIGLIAGWLASAVVGGGYGVIGDIVVGVVGAFLGGFIFRALGTGAPFGGLAGTIFVAFIGAIVLLLILRAIRSATFRRA from the coding sequence ATGGCATTGGAAACACTCCTGTTGTGGGCGGTCATCGGACTCATCGCGGGGTGGCTCGCGTCCGCGGTGGTGGGCGGTGGCTACGGCGTCATTGGGGATATCGTGGTGGGTGTGGTGGGCGCGTTCCTGGGAGGCTTCATCTTCCGGGCGCTCGGCACCGGTGCTCCGTTCGGCGGCCTGGCGGGAACCATCTTCGTGGCGTTCATCGGCGCCATCGTCTTGCTATTGATTCTCCGGGCCATCCGATCGGCCACCTTCCGAAGAGCCTGA
- a CDS encoding peptide chain release factor-like protein, whose protein sequence is MSVSPIRRQAALAALKLDDEALLKTCEVEYFIASGPGGQHRNTTASGVRLTHSATELSVTATERRSQIQNKGVALDRLREGLKVLTFVPKVRRATKPTKGSQRRRLEGKKQEGQKKALRGKKDLW, encoded by the coding sequence ATGAGCGTTTCCCCGATCCGGAGACAAGCAGCGCTGGCGGCCCTCAAGCTCGACGACGAGGCGCTGCTGAAGACGTGCGAGGTCGAGTACTTCATCGCCTCCGGCCCAGGCGGGCAGCACCGCAACACCACGGCCAGCGGCGTGCGCCTGACCCACTCGGCCACGGAGCTGTCTGTCACCGCCACCGAGCGCCGCAGCCAGATCCAGAACAAGGGCGTCGCGCTGGATCGGCTCCGGGAGGGGCTCAAGGTGCTCACCTTCGTGCCCAAGGTCCGCCGGGCCACCAAGCCCACGAAGGGCTCCCAGCGGCGCCGGCTGGAGGGCAAGAAGCAGGAGGGCCAGAAAAAAGCCCTGCGCGGCAAGAAGGATCTCTGGTGA
- a CDS encoding GTP pyrophosphokinase, with amino-acid sequence MPTLEDAIALAVEAHRGQRDKAGQTYILHPLRVMMRLETEAERMAAILHDVVEDTPYTLERLRALGYPDEVLGALDCLTKREGETYEAFVERIRPHPLARRVKLADLEDNMDVRRLPSVGPKEAERLTRYRAAWSRLKEA; translated from the coding sequence ATGCCCACCCTGGAAGACGCCATCGCCCTGGCCGTGGAGGCCCACCGGGGCCAACGCGACAAGGCGGGGCAGACCTACATCCTCCACCCCCTGCGGGTGATGATGCGCCTGGAGACGGAGGCCGAGCGGATGGCGGCCATCCTCCACGACGTGGTGGAGGACACCCCCTACACGCTGGAGCGGCTGCGCGCCCTGGGCTACCCGGACGAGGTGCTGGGCGCGCTGGACTGCCTCACCAAGCGCGAGGGGGAGACGTATGAGGCCTTTGTCGAGCGCATCCGCCCCCACCCGCTGGCTCGGCGCGTGAAGCTGGCGGACCTGGAAGACAACATGGATGTGCGGCGACTGCCCTCTGTGGGGCCCAAGGAGGCCGAGCGCCTCACGCGCTACCGCGCCGCCTGGAGCCGCCTCAAAGAGGCTTGA
- the acnA gene encoding aconitate hydratase AcnA, giving the protein MTDSFGTKSQLKVASATYDFYSLGKLAQKNAAVSRLPLSLKVLLENLLRHEDGRVVKKEHVEKMLAWDPKATPDTEISFHPARVLLQDFTGVPAVVDLAAMREALASMGGDPAKINPRNPADLVIDHSVQVDTFATTASYKENAELEFERNRERYAFLRWGSNAFKNFGVVPPDIGICHQVNLEYLAQVTFRQGNVVCPDTLVGTDSHTTMINGIGVVGWGVGGIEAEAALLGQPITMLIPQVVGFKLTGQLPAGATATDLVLTVTQMLRKKGVVGKFVEFYGSGLKGLSLPDRATIANMAPEYGATIGFFPVDEESLAYLRFTGRPDEVVALTEAYCKEQGLFRLDNAPEPLFSDTLELDLATVVTSLAGPKRPQDRVPLTDMKGAYEKSLVEMLAAGKSKGEDDEGGGKAKAPAAPVPPERLQQTSTVTAGSESYKLGHGAVVIAAITSCTNTSNPAVLVGAGILAKKAVERGLTSKPWVKTSLAPGSRVVTEYLKEAGLLPYLEGVGFHVVGYGCTTCIGNSGPLTEPVANAVTEGDLVVAAVLSGNRNFEGRINPHVRMNYLASPPLVVAYALAGDVNRDLDKEPVGHDRNGKPVFLKEIWPTNEEIRDLIRTAVKPEQFRSQYAHAMEGDTLWQQLQVNKGNTFQWEAKSTYVRKPPFFENLPKEPAALKDIHGAHVLAVLGDSVTTDHISPAGNIAKNSPAAKYLMAEGVEPKDFNSYGARRGNHEVMVRGTFANIRLKNLLVPGVEGGVTVHIPTREKTTIYDASMKYQQEGTPLVVLAGAEYGTGSSRDWAAKGTQLLGVKAVIAKSFERIHRSNLVGMGVLPLQFEAGQDAQSLGLTGHEKFTITGVAEGLAPQKVLTVKAEAEGGAKEFKAVCRIDTPNELDYYRHGGILQYVLRQLAKA; this is encoded by the coding sequence ATGACGGACAGTTTCGGCACGAAGAGCCAGCTCAAGGTGGCCTCCGCGACCTACGACTTCTACAGCCTGGGCAAGCTGGCCCAGAAGAACGCGGCGGTGAGCCGCCTGCCCCTCTCCCTCAAGGTGCTCCTGGAGAACCTGCTGCGCCACGAGGATGGGCGCGTGGTGAAGAAGGAGCATGTCGAGAAGATGCTGGCGTGGGACCCCAAGGCCACGCCGGACACGGAGATCTCCTTCCACCCAGCGCGCGTGCTCCTCCAGGACTTCACGGGCGTGCCGGCGGTGGTGGATCTGGCGGCCATGCGCGAGGCGCTGGCGTCCATGGGCGGCGACCCCGCGAAGATCAACCCCCGTAACCCCGCCGACCTGGTCATCGACCACTCCGTGCAGGTGGACACCTTCGCCACCACGGCCTCCTACAAGGAGAACGCGGAGCTGGAGTTCGAGCGCAACCGGGAGCGCTATGCCTTCCTGCGCTGGGGCTCGAACGCGTTCAAGAACTTCGGGGTGGTGCCGCCGGACATCGGCATCTGCCACCAGGTGAACCTGGAGTACCTGGCCCAGGTGACGTTCCGCCAGGGCAACGTGGTGTGCCCGGACACGCTGGTGGGCACCGACAGCCACACGACGATGATCAACGGCATCGGTGTGGTGGGCTGGGGCGTGGGCGGCATCGAGGCCGAGGCGGCGCTGCTGGGCCAGCCCATCACCATGCTGATTCCGCAGGTGGTGGGCTTCAAGCTGACGGGCCAACTGCCGGCCGGGGCCACGGCGACGGACCTGGTGCTCACCGTCACCCAGATGCTTCGCAAGAAGGGCGTGGTGGGCAAGTTCGTCGAGTTCTACGGCAGCGGCCTCAAGGGCCTGTCGCTGCCGGACCGGGCCACCATCGCCAACATGGCGCCCGAGTACGGCGCGACCATCGGCTTCTTCCCGGTGGATGAGGAGAGCCTGGCGTACCTGCGCTTCACGGGCCGTCCGGACGAGGTGGTGGCGCTCACCGAAGCGTACTGCAAGGAGCAGGGGCTGTTCCGGCTGGACAACGCGCCCGAGCCCCTCTTCAGCGACACGCTGGAGCTGGACCTGGCCACGGTGGTGACGAGCCTGGCGGGCCCCAAGCGGCCCCAGGACCGCGTGCCCCTGACGGACATGAAGGGCGCGTACGAGAAGTCGCTGGTGGAGATGCTGGCGGCCGGCAAGAGCAAGGGCGAGGACGACGAGGGTGGCGGCAAGGCCAAGGCCCCGGCGGCGCCGGTGCCCCCGGAGCGCCTGCAGCAGACCTCCACCGTCACCGCGGGCAGCGAGAGCTACAAGCTGGGCCACGGCGCGGTGGTCATCGCGGCCATCACCTCGTGCACCAACACCTCCAACCCGGCGGTGCTGGTGGGCGCGGGCATCCTGGCCAAGAAGGCGGTGGAGCGCGGCCTGACGTCGAAGCCCTGGGTGAAGACGAGCCTGGCGCCGGGCAGCCGCGTGGTGACCGAGTACCTCAAGGAGGCAGGCCTGCTGCCGTACCTGGAGGGCGTGGGCTTCCACGTGGTGGGCTACGGGTGCACCACGTGCATCGGCAACTCGGGCCCCCTGACGGAGCCGGTGGCCAACGCCGTGACGGAGGGCGACCTGGTGGTGGCGGCGGTGCTCTCGGGCAACCGCAACTTCGAGGGCCGCATCAACCCGCACGTGCGCATGAACTACCTGGCCTCGCCGCCGCTCGTGGTGGCGTACGCGCTGGCGGGCGACGTGAACCGGGACCTGGACAAGGAGCCGGTGGGGCATGACCGCAACGGCAAGCCGGTGTTCCTCAAGGAGATCTGGCCGACGAACGAGGAGATCCGCGACCTCATCCGCACGGCGGTGAAGCCCGAGCAGTTCCGCAGCCAGTACGCCCACGCGATGGAGGGCGACACGCTCTGGCAGCAGCTCCAGGTGAACAAGGGCAACACGTTCCAGTGGGAGGCCAAGTCCACCTACGTGCGCAAGCCCCCGTTCTTCGAGAACCTGCCCAAGGAGCCGGCGGCGCTCAAGGACATCCACGGCGCGCACGTGCTGGCGGTGCTGGGCGACTCGGTGACGACGGACCACATCTCGCCCGCGGGCAACATCGCCAAGAACAGCCCGGCGGCCAAGTACCTGATGGCCGAGGGCGTGGAGCCCAAGGACTTCAACTCCTACGGCGCGCGCCGCGGCAACCACGAGGTGATGGTGCGCGGCACCTTCGCCAACATCCGCCTGAAGAACCTGCTGGTTCCCGGCGTGGAGGGTGGGGTGACGGTGCACATCCCCACGCGCGAGAAGACGACCATCTACGACGCCTCCATGAAGTATCAGCAGGAGGGCACGCCGCTGGTGGTGCTGGCCGGGGCCGAGTACGGCACGGGCTCCAGCCGTGACTGGGCGGCCAAGGGCACGCAGCTCTTGGGCGTGAAGGCGGTCATCGCCAAGAGCTTCGAGCGCATCCACCGCTCGAACCTGGTGGGCATGGGCGTGCTGCCGCTCCAGTTCGAGGCGGGCCAGGACGCGCAGTCGCTGGGGCTCACCGGCCACGAGAAGTTCACCATCACGGGCGTCGCCGAGGGGTTGGCGCCGCAGAAGGTGTTGACGGTGAAGGCCGAGGCAGAAGGCGGCGCGAAGGAGTTCAAGGCGGTGTGCCGCATCGACACGCCCAACGAGCTCGACTACTACCGCCACGGCGGCATCCTTCAGTACGTGCTGCGCCAGCTCGCCAAGGCATAG
- the clsB gene encoding cardiolipin synthase ClsB, with protein sequence MGELGAEREWGGQARRTEPGAEERPEHGQGPVPEHGLVWSPRIPNQFLARYYLPRSHSILQGNSCQLLRDGVEAYPAMLEAIQQARRSIRLETYMFISDAVGELFGQALAEAAERGVHVKVLFDAVGSWTSRRDFFEALRQRGVDIRPFKPFSLSRGLRHLVRRDHRKILVVDGEVAFTGGVNISAHWAPLGQGGGWRDDVLRIEGPAVHELERRFRATWRMAFQDRFERFRSRFQGAQRHSRRTPGKVCLSVLSSRRSIHRAYLNAISRARRSVLIAAAYFVPDRRMVAALCEAAQRGVEVSLLLNGRSDHPFLEHATRAFYEKLLGAGIRIFEWQRGVLHAKTAVVDGVWGTLGSFNLERLSLAFNHEANAVFADPRLGKALEDSFRNDCGDCREVNLAEFRQRPLWQKVLERVLYFFRKVL encoded by the coding sequence ATGGGTGAGCTGGGGGCGGAGAGGGAGTGGGGAGGGCAGGCGCGGCGGACGGAGCCGGGCGCGGAGGAGCGTCCGGAGCACGGGCAGGGGCCGGTTCCGGAGCACGGGCTGGTTTGGAGCCCCCGCATCCCCAACCAGTTCCTGGCGCGGTACTACCTGCCGCGCAGCCACAGCATTCTTCAGGGCAATTCCTGCCAGCTGCTCCGGGATGGCGTGGAGGCGTACCCGGCGATGCTGGAGGCCATCCAGCAGGCGCGGCGCTCCATTCGCCTCGAGACGTACATGTTCATCTCCGATGCGGTCGGAGAGCTCTTTGGCCAGGCCTTGGCCGAGGCGGCGGAGCGTGGGGTCCACGTCAAGGTGCTCTTCGATGCGGTGGGCTCGTGGACGAGCCGCCGGGACTTCTTCGAGGCCCTGCGTCAGCGAGGGGTGGACATCCGCCCCTTCAAGCCCTTCAGCCTGAGCCGGGGGCTGCGGCACCTGGTGCGAAGGGATCACCGGAAGATCCTCGTGGTGGATGGCGAGGTGGCCTTCACGGGCGGGGTGAACATCTCCGCGCACTGGGCCCCCCTGGGACAGGGCGGGGGCTGGCGCGATGACGTGCTGCGCATCGAGGGCCCCGCGGTGCATGAGCTGGAGCGCCGTTTCCGGGCGACCTGGCGCATGGCCTTCCAGGATCGGTTCGAGCGCTTCCGGTCACGGTTCCAGGGGGCTCAGCGGCACTCCCGGAGGACGCCGGGCAAGGTGTGCCTGTCGGTGCTCTCCAGCCGGCGCAGCATTCACCGGGCGTACCTGAACGCCATCTCCCGCGCGCGGCGCAGCGTGCTCATCGCCGCGGCGTACTTCGTGCCGGATCGCCGAATGGTGGCGGCGCTGTGCGAGGCGGCGCAGCGGGGCGTGGAGGTGAGCCTGCTGCTCAACGGCCGGAGCGACCACCCCTTCCTGGAGCATGCCACGCGGGCCTTCTACGAGAAGCTGCTGGGCGCGGGGATCCGGATCTTCGAGTGGCAGCGCGGCGTGCTGCACGCGAAGACCGCGGTGGTGGACGGTGTCTGGGGGACGCTGGGCTCCTTCAACCTGGAGCGGTTGAGCCTGGCCTTCAACCACGAGGCGAATGCCGTCTTCGCGGATCCGCGGCTGGGCAAGGCGCTGGAGGACTCGTTCCGCAACGACTGTGGCGACTGCCGGGAGGTGAATCTGGCGGAGTTCCGTCAGAGGCCGCTCTGGCAGAAGGTGTTGGAGCGGGTGTTGTACTTCTTCCGCAAGGTGCTCTGA
- a CDS encoding NAD(P)-dependent alcohol dehydrogenase, which produces MRSKAYQLIEWQQPPELRDVDIREPGPGEVLIKVGGTGACRTDLNLMGLPAGVMPYALPFTLGHETAGWVEALGAGVTGLERGEPVLVYGPWGCGRCISCRQGAENHCERVSELRSHGGGVGRDGGMAHYLLVPSSRLLVPLGALDPRDAAPLTDAALTPYHAIKQALPRLVPGSTAVVIGAGGLGQMALQLLSVLSPSRVIAVDASPEKLARARELGVQDAVLSNEHAAGHLRELTHGRGAEFVMDLVGTHDTLALAAGALRPRGQLTLVGISGGVLPFHFFALPLECQVVAPYWGTLPELVEVLALAEAGRLRMTVERFPLERVAEAYQHLRDGTLKGRAVITPHG; this is translated from the coding sequence ATGCGCTCAAAGGCTTACCAACTCATCGAGTGGCAGCAACCACCGGAGCTGCGGGATGTCGACATCCGAGAGCCCGGGCCCGGTGAGGTGCTCATCAAGGTGGGTGGTACCGGGGCGTGCCGCACGGACCTGAACCTCATGGGCCTGCCCGCAGGGGTCATGCCGTACGCCTTGCCCTTCACGCTGGGCCACGAGACCGCGGGATGGGTGGAGGCCCTGGGCGCAGGCGTCACGGGCCTGGAGCGGGGCGAGCCCGTGCTCGTCTACGGCCCGTGGGGCTGCGGGCGCTGCATCTCCTGCCGACAGGGGGCGGAGAACCATTGTGAGCGGGTCTCCGAGCTGCGCTCGCATGGGGGGGGCGTGGGCCGGGATGGAGGCATGGCCCACTACCTGCTCGTCCCCTCCTCGCGCCTGCTCGTGCCGCTGGGCGCTCTGGATCCGCGCGACGCCGCGCCCCTGACGGATGCGGCCCTGACGCCCTACCACGCCATCAAGCAGGCCCTCCCGCGGCTCGTGCCGGGCTCCACCGCCGTGGTCATCGGCGCCGGGGGGCTGGGGCAGATGGCCCTCCAGTTGCTGAGCGTCTTGAGCCCTTCGCGGGTCATCGCCGTGGATGCGTCCCCCGAGAAACTCGCCCGGGCCCGAGAACTGGGCGTCCAGGACGCGGTCCTCTCGAACGAGCACGCCGCCGGACACCTTCGGGAGCTGACCCACGGGCGGGGCGCGGAGTTCGTGATGGACCTGGTCGGCACCCACGACACCCTGGCGCTGGCGGCCGGGGCCTTGAGGCCGCGCGGACAGCTCACGCTGGTGGGGATCAGCGGAGGCGTCCTGCCCTTTCACTTCTTCGCCCTGCCGCTGGAGTGTCAGGTGGTCGCCCCCTACTGGGGCACCCTGCCCGAGTTGGTGGAAGTGCTCGCCCTGGCGGAGGCAGGCCGCCTGCGCATGACGGTGGAGCGATTCCCCCTGGAGCGGGTCGCGGAGGCCTACCAGCACCTGCGAGACGGAACCCTGAAGGGCCGCGCCGTCATCACCCCCCACGGGTGA
- the def gene encoding peptide deformylase, translating into MVLKIVQAGEPVLRQRARELTPEEISSPEVKQLIQLMRDTMRDAPGVGLAAPQVGVGLRLVVVEDRAEYHVGVKPAELAARERQPVDFHVLINPTLVVEDPALLEFHEGCLSVSGFSALVPRARGVRVEALDENGAPVTLVAQGWYARILQHEFDHLEGTLYLDRMEPRSFSTAENHRRHWAGRPTAEVRMALGLPERP; encoded by the coding sequence ATGGTGCTGAAGATCGTCCAGGCGGGAGAGCCGGTGTTGCGGCAGCGGGCCCGGGAGCTGACCCCCGAAGAGATCTCCAGCCCCGAGGTGAAACAGCTCATTCAACTCATGCGGGACACGATGCGGGACGCGCCGGGCGTGGGGCTCGCGGCCCCCCAGGTGGGCGTCGGGTTGCGGCTGGTGGTGGTGGAGGACCGGGCCGAGTACCACGTGGGCGTCAAGCCGGCCGAGCTCGCCGCGCGCGAGCGCCAGCCGGTGGACTTCCACGTCCTCATCAACCCCACGCTGGTGGTGGAGGACCCGGCGCTGCTGGAGTTTCACGAAGGGTGCCTGAGCGTCTCGGGCTTCTCGGCGCTGGTGCCCAGGGCGCGCGGTGTTCGCGTGGAGGCGCTGGATGAGAACGGCGCCCCCGTGACCCTGGTGGCCCAGGGCTGGTATGCCCGCATCCTCCAGCACGAGTTTGACCACCTGGAGGGGACGCTCTACCTGGACCGCATGGAGCCTCGGAGCTTCTCCACCGCCGAGAACCACCGCCGCCACTGGGCAGGCCGCCCCACCGCCGAGGTCCGCATGGCGCTCGGGTTGCCCGAGCGCCCATAG
- a CDS encoding S41 family peptidase, whose translation MLRIVLSMVALAVLMGAAPPFDPKPWLADYRQLRSQMAVAYANLDDAAARGVDLTALDQKTVGALKRAGSELEALGALQRFIAAFQDNHLQLALRGHVLFETAPFYDVRLQADGDRVVLASPLPGDCALARGAPVERVNGRPVAEWIAELEPLAPEPEATWRRNMALTYLTQGPFAPRGGLTVEGRSEAGQALSCRVESVPLSSRFTSKGPPVPLSFEMTGEAACAAMGAKARPPGAPYEGEPVPGFERLETPSNAFSAGLLSVGSGKRWGVVRIPLFSGEAYPATCAAAWDAWRQGKEGLCEGECRWDFEEEAIAPRLLADLAARVRQLQAAQVEGMVLDLMGNGGGTDWVEPAARLFGPKGMPCSGLGFIRHPHWAKQFDEMKAELDADLARTGLSPQDRRILTQARQRVLELKGKTRRTCSREKVWTQKGASQECPGVARKGAPACGLVADLPPEALSGLGSRQLVLGTTAWRDAEGLYTGPLVVLTNRRTASAAEQAASLLKDGAGARLLGERTLGSGCGFTNGGMPVVLTHSKLRVNMPDCVRYRQDGTNEQRGLLPDIPVVWGALDSPEARARQWMEALRASLETL comes from the coding sequence ATGCTCCGTATCGTCCTGTCGATGGTGGCGCTGGCGGTCCTGATGGGGGCAGCGCCTCCGTTCGACCCGAAGCCCTGGTTGGCGGATTACCGCCAGCTCCGCTCGCAGATGGCGGTGGCTTACGCGAACCTGGATGACGCGGCGGCGCGGGGGGTGGATTTGACCGCGCTCGACCAGAAGACCGTGGGGGCGCTGAAGCGTGCGGGCTCGGAGCTGGAAGCCCTCGGAGCGCTTCAGCGGTTCATCGCGGCCTTCCAGGACAATCACCTGCAACTGGCATTGAGGGGGCATGTCCTCTTCGAGACGGCACCTTTTTATGACGTCCGCCTTCAGGCGGACGGAGACCGGGTGGTGCTGGCCTCGCCGTTGCCCGGAGACTGCGCGCTGGCGCGAGGGGCGCCCGTGGAGCGCGTCAATGGGCGTCCTGTGGCCGAGTGGATCGCGGAGTTGGAACCGCTCGCGCCCGAGCCTGAAGCCACCTGGCGCCGGAACATGGCGCTCACGTACCTGACGCAGGGCCCCTTCGCGCCGCGAGGGGGACTGACGGTGGAGGGGCGCTCGGAAGCGGGGCAAGCCCTTTCTTGCCGTGTCGAGTCCGTGCCTCTGTCTTCCCGGTTCACGTCCAAGGGGCCTCCCGTGCCTCTGTCATTCGAGATGACCGGAGAGGCGGCTTGTGCGGCGATGGGGGCCAAGGCCCGGCCGCCGGGCGCACCCTACGAAGGGGAGCCGGTTCCAGGCTTCGAGCGGCTCGAAACGCCTTCCAACGCTTTTTCCGCGGGACTCTTGTCCGTCGGTTCAGGAAAGCGGTGGGGGGTGGTGCGCATTCCACTGTTCAGCGGTGAGGCATATCCCGCCACCTGTGCCGCAGCGTGGGACGCCTGGCGCCAGGGCAAGGAAGGGCTGTGCGAGGGGGAGTGCCGGTGGGACTTCGAGGAGGAGGCGATCGCGCCCAGACTGCTCGCGGACCTGGCGGCCCGTGTGCGTCAACTCCAAGCGGCCCAGGTGGAGGGCATGGTGCTGGACCTGATGGGCAATGGGGGAGGGACGGATTGGGTGGAACCCGCCGCGCGCCTCTTTGGCCCCAAGGGGATGCCTTGTTCCGGGCTGGGCTTCATCCGTCATCCCCACTGGGCGAAACAGTTCGATGAAATGAAGGCCGAGCTGGACGCCGACCTGGCCCGGACAGGACTCTCCCCGCAGGATCGGCGCATCCTCACCCAGGCCCGCCAGCGTGTATTGGAATTGAAAGGGAAGACCCGGCGGACGTGCTCGCGGGAGAAGGTCTGGACCCAAAAGGGTGCCTCCCAGGAGTGTCCGGGAGTCGCCCGTAAGGGGGCGCCTGCCTGCGGGTTGGTGGCAGATCTGCCGCCAGAGGCGCTCTCGGGGCTCGGCTCACGCCAACTCGTCCTGGGCACGACGGCGTGGCGTGACGCGGAGGGGCTCTATACAGGGCCGCTGGTGGTGCTGACCAATCGGCGTACCGCGTCGGCGGCAGAGCAGGCCGCCTCGCTGTTGAAGGATGGCGCGGGGGCACGGCTCTTGGGCGAGCGGACCCTGGGCAGCGGGTGTGGGTTCACGAATGGTGGGATGCCCGTGGTGCTCACGCATTCGAAGCTGCGGGTCAACATGCCCGATTGCGTCCGCTACCGGCAGGATGGCACCAACGAGCAGCGAGGGCTCCTGCCGGACATCCCCGTGGTCTGGGGTGCCCTCGACAGTCCCGAGGCTCGGGCGCGCCAGTGGATGGAGGCCTTGCGCGCCTCGCTCGAGACGCTCTGA